In the Carboxydothermus hydrogenoformans Z-2901 genome, TTGCTTTAGGGGTTAACCGGGCCTTAGAAGCCAAGACCGGAGAAATGACTGACGATGAAATTGAAGCCATTGGTGCCGGCGATCAGGGTATGATGTTTGGTTATGCAACCAACGAAACCCCGGAACTTATGCCGATGCCCATTTCCTTAGCTCACCGGCTTGCCCGGAGACTGGCGGAAGTCAGGAAATCCAGGCTTTTACCGTATCTTCGTCCCGATGGGAAAACCCAGGTAACGGTAGAGTATGATGGTGATAAGCCTGTACGGGTTGATACCATTGTCGTTTCAACCCAGCATCATCCCGATGTATCCCAGGAGGAAATTCGTAAGGATATTATCGAACATGTGGTAAAACCGGTTATTCCGGAGCATCTTTTAGATGAAAACACCCGGTATTTTGTGAATCCCACCGGCCGTTTTGTAATTGGTGGACCTCAAGGCGATGCCGGACTTACCGGGCGGAAAATCATTGTGGATACTTACGGTGGTATGGCCCGCCACGGTGGTGGAGCCTTTTCCGGTAAAGACCCCACCAAAGTGGACCGTTCTGCCGCTTATGCTGCCCGGTATGTGGCGAAAAACATTGTGGCCGCAGGTATCGCCGATAAGATAGAAATCCAGCTGGCTTACGCCATTGGGGTGGCCAAGCCCGTCTCTATCATGGTGGATACCTTTGGCACCGGCAAAATTGCCGATGAAAAGATTGTAGAGCTCATTAAAAAGCACTTTGATTTACGTCCGGCAGGAATAATCCGGATGTTGGATTTACGGCGGCCGATTTACAAGCAAACTGCTGCCTACGGCCATTTTGGTCGTACCGATATCGATCTCCCCTGGGAAAGAATTGATAAAGCAGAAATTTTAAGAATGGAAGCTGGACTTTAAACAGAACCCTGGGCCAGATTAACTGGCCAGGGTTTTAACTTTTTTAACCCCTTTAGCATACGGTATAAGGGGGGTGGCAGAGGTGATGGAGGCAATCCTGGCTGGATTTTTTGTCTACGGGGTGATTTCAGCCCTTCTGGTAATTTGGGAAGCTTTAAACTTTCGCAAGAAACAAAACTTATGGCTGGTGGTAAACGATTTAAAGGGGCTTTCGGAGGCGGAAAAACTTTTGGATTTTTTAAAAGAGCGAATTCCCGGGACAATAGAGACCAAAGTTGTAGATTTAACCGGTACGCTAATTTCTTCGCGTTTTCAGGTAATTAACGGGCTTCCGGAGGAAATTCAGAGGGAAAACTATATTATCTTTTTTTAAAATATATGGCAGGAAAAACCAAAAAATTGTCGAAAAATTACAGCATGCACAAGGTTAATTATTGGCAGATTTGGCGGGTAATAGTTTCATTAGCGGGATTTATTCTAACGGTATTTTACCTTTTAAAAGGCAGCATTCAGCCGCCGGGGGCTTTTTTTGCCCTTCTTACGGTTAGTTTTATTTTAGAACTTACCGCCATAGAGATTTGTGGTTCCAAAATTAAGGGGTCTTATGTTTTTTACCTGGTTACCCTGCTACTAAAGGGAAAAGGTTTTGCTGTAGTATTAAGTTTTCTTGCAGGATTATTAGCTTCCTTTTTAACTAAAGAGGAAAAAACTTTTCCGGGATATTTTTTTGAAGGAGCAAAAAACAGCCTGGGCATTTTACTGGGAAGTCATTTGGCCGGGTACCTACCCGGAGGAGAGTTTTTTCTTGCGCTAATCTATACCGCAGGTTTTATTCTGGTTGATGCAGTTTTTATGATTTTAAGAGCTTTCTTTGGAGAAAATGCGGGGTCCACTAAAGAAGAAATTTTTTATTACGGTTTAAACTGTTTTCTCACCTTTACCGCTGGAGTATTGCTTACCGAGGCAATTAAGAAAAATTTCTATCAAGCACTTTTTCTTGGACTTTTACTTACCGAAGCTTTTTATCTGGTGATAAAAATAAACCAAAAGCTTTTAAACCAAAGCCTCGACTACGTAACTTTGTGGAATATTTCCCGAACCTTTCACCGCCTGGAAACTCCCGATGATATGTTAAAAGCAATGTTACAGGAATTAAAAAATACTTTTTCCTACCATACCGGGGTCATTTATACTTATTCCGAATCCCTGAGAAAATATATTCCCCGCTATTTAAACACCGATTTTCCCGAACTTCCGGGACCGGAGTTTCATAATACCCTGCTTTCCGAGATGGGAAATAGAAAAACTGCTGCTTTAATAAAACACCCGCAATTAGGGAGTATTGCGGTGGTACCGTTGCAAAACCGCAGGGATGTCTTTGGTTACCTGGTAATAGTGGCCCCAAAAGGGCAGAACTATTCCCATAGTCAGCTCAGGCGTCTTGAAAATATTTCGGGACAGGTGGCCCTGGCGGTTTATAACGGCTACTTGTATTTACGTTTAAAGGAGCTTGCCCAGAAAGATGAGTTAACCGGCTTATATAACCGGCGTTACTTCTTGGAAAGGCTTAATGAGGAGCATTTACGTTCCCGCAGGCATAAATTAAATTACACCATTGTTCTTTTAGATATAGATTATTTTAAAAAGATAAACGATACTTACGGTCACGACTGTGGAGATTTGGTTTTAAACGATTTTGGGCGGTTTTTAAAAGATACCCTCCGGCGGACCGATTTAAGTGCCCGCTACGGTGGGGAGGAGTTTGTTGTTTTGCTACCCCAGACCGGGAAAAAGGAAGCCTATCTCTTAGCGGAACGCTTGCGGGAGAAAGTTAAAGAGCGGGTTTTAATTTTTCAAGGGCAAAAGGTCAAATATACCGTTAGCATGGGACTGGCTGCTTATCCGGAGGATGCTGAAGAGTATCGGGAACTGTTAAGCTTAGCCGATAAAGCTTTGTATCAAGCGAAAAACCGGGGCAGGGATAAAGTGGTAATGGTAAATAATTTTTAGGGATTAAGTATAATTATTTAAAAATTTGGCAATATTACTACCGTAAAATAAAAAAATGGAGGTAGTAATATGCTGAGTTTACTGGAAAAAACAAGACTCTTAAACCGCTTTATCCAGCGGAGCCCCCAACGTCCGGAACCCTTTATGGAACTGGCGGAAATGCTTGGGGATATTTCAAACGCCAGTGTTTACATTATCGGCCGGAGAAAGATACTGGGGTATTATGAACGTCTGGATCTGGTAGGGCTGGTAATTTACGGACGGGATTTAGAAGCGCGCCAGGTAGAGCAGGATTTTCAGGATTGGCTGTTTTCTTTCAATCAAACGGATCATAACATTAAAGGGGAAGATGGGCTTACTTATACCGTTGTACCGGTTTTTGGCGGTGGTGAACGGCAGGGAACGATTTTACTGGTCAAAAAGGGACAGGAAGAGTTTAACGCTCAGGACTTAATTTTGTACGAGTACGCTGCAACCGTGGTGGGTTTGGAAATTCTAAGGCTAAACAGCGAAAAAATGGAAGAAGAAGCCAGGAAAAAAGCTGCGGTTCGCTTAGCGTTAGATGCCCTTTCTTATTCGGAGCTGGAAGCGGTGAAAAAGATTTTTAGCGAACTTGATGGAGTGGAAGGCTTTGTGGTGGCAAGTAAGCTTGCGGAACAATATCACCTTACCCGTTCGGTAATTGTGAATGCTTTAAGAAAATTAGAAAGCGCGGGTGTGATTGATTCCAGGTCTTTGGGAATGAAAGGAACTTACATTCGGATTTTAAACGATTATTTCCTGGATAAGTTGGAAATTGCCCAGCAAAACTAAGAAGGGTGGTAAGTGGTAGGTGGTGGGTGGTCGGTCGTCGGTAAAAAAATTATATCTTATCACCTACGACAAACCACATACCACTATTTTTGGAGGTTGGAAATTAGAAGTTGGAGATTAGAAAACAAAAAATAATAATTTTAACGCAAAAATCAGTAGTTGTCAAAGGCCGCCTTGGCAAAAGGCGGTTTTTTTCTTTTTAGAGGCTTTTTGCTATTCTTTTCCCGGCGCTAAAAACGAAAAGCCCGGGCTTTAACCAAAGGGGGCTTTTTATGGATCGGTTTTTAGAAAAGTGGCAGAAAGCAAGAAAAAGCCGGGAAGGGATGGAAGAACTTCTTAATTACCTGCGTCCACTCATTAAAAAGGCAGCTCAACGTTATCGCAATCCCTATCTAACCGAGGAAGACCTTATGCAGGAAGGGATGATTGCGGTAATCGAAAGTGTTTACCGCTTTGACCCCGAGCGGGGGGTTTATTTTTTAAAGTACGTCCGGGAGATGGTGTATGGTAGGATTTATTCCCTGTTGCGGGCGGAAAAGGCCAGAAGGGGTAAGGAAGTGCCGTTAGAGGAATACCATATTGAGGTGCAGCATTTTGCCGAGGAACTGCCGACGATTAACTTTCCTCCGGGGGTTTTAACGCCCCGCCAGGAAAGCTTGATAACTTTAAAATACGAACGGGGAATTTCCCTGAGTGAAGTGGCGAAGATTTTAAAAATTACCCCGGCCGGTGCCTATGATTTGGAAAAACGGGCTCTTAATAAATTAAAAAAATACTACCTCTCCTTAAAAACCAAATAAATGGACTGCACTTTTTTTGATGTCAGCCGGCTGAACGCTAATAGAAGGGAGGAATTTTTATGGCGGTGATTGCCAACAAGGTGGACACGGTATTGCGGCTTAAGTTAATTACGGGGGATGACGGAAGCGGGAATCCGGTTTATGCTTTTCGGAGTTACAATAACATAAAGCCTGCGGCCAACAATGAAGACCTGTACGCGGTGGCGGTGGCCTTAGCCGAACTTACCGGTTTACCGCTTAACGGGGTTTTCCGAAACGATACCGAACTTCTGTATAACGTTCAAACGGGGGGTTAAAGCATGAAAGTCCTTGAGATGATTTTTACCAATCAGCAGGGGAAAAACGTGACGATTCGGGTGCGAGAACCAAAGGAAGGACTTACCAAGGCGGAAGTTGATGCGGTGATGAACTTAATTGTTACGAAAAACATTTTTACTTCCAATGGTGGAGACCTGGTGGCAGTTAAAGGCTCGCGGATTGTGGACCGAATTGTAACCGAATTTTAAAGAAAAAGCCGTGGCTTAAGCCACGGCTTTTTTA is a window encoding:
- a CDS encoding sigma-70 family RNA polymerase sigma factor, which encodes MDRFLEKWQKARKSREGMEELLNYLRPLIKKAAQRYRNPYLTEEDLMQEGMIAVIESVYRFDPERGVYFLKYVREMVYGRIYSLLRAEKARRGKEVPLEEYHIEVQHFAEELPTINFPPGVLTPRQESLITLKYERGISLSEVAKILKITPAGAYDLEKRALNKLKKYYLSLKTK
- a CDS encoding sensor domain-containing diguanylate cyclase, encoding MSKNYSMHKVNYWQIWRVIVSLAGFILTVFYLLKGSIQPPGAFFALLTVSFILELTAIEICGSKIKGSYVFYLVTLLLKGKGFAVVLSFLAGLLASFLTKEEKTFPGYFFEGAKNSLGILLGSHLAGYLPGGEFFLALIYTAGFILVDAVFMILRAFFGENAGSTKEEIFYYGLNCFLTFTAGVLLTEAIKKNFYQALFLGLLLTEAFYLVIKINQKLLNQSLDYVTLWNISRTFHRLETPDDMLKAMLQELKNTFSYHTGVIYTYSESLRKYIPRYLNTDFPELPGPEFHNTLLSEMGNRKTAALIKHPQLGSIAVVPLQNRRDVFGYLVIVAPKGQNYSHSQLRRLENISGQVALAVYNGYLYLRLKELAQKDELTGLYNRRYFLERLNEEHLRSRRHKLNYTIVLLDIDYFKKINDTYGHDCGDLVLNDFGRFLKDTLRRTDLSARYGGEEFVVLLPQTGKKEAYLLAERLREKVKERVLIFQGQKVKYTVSMGLAAYPEDAEEYRELLSLADKALYQAKNRGRDKVVMVNNF
- a CDS encoding DUF2922 domain-containing protein, with product MKVLEMIFTNQQGKNVTIRVREPKEGLTKAEVDAVMNLIVTKNIFTSNGGDLVAVKGSRIVDRIVTEF
- a CDS encoding DUF1659 domain-containing protein, with the translated sequence MAVIANKVDTVLRLKLITGDDGSGNPVYAFRSYNNIKPAANNEDLYAVAVALAELTGLPLNGVFRNDTELLYNVQTGG
- the metK gene encoding methionine adenosyltransferase, which gives rise to MTRRLFTSESVTEGHPDKIADQISDAVLDAILAQDPQARVACETAVTTGLVLVIGEITTSCYVDIPKVVRETIREIGYTRAKYGFDGDTCAVITSIDEQSPDIALGVNRALEAKTGEMTDDEIEAIGAGDQGMMFGYATNETPELMPMPISLAHRLARRLAEVRKSRLLPYLRPDGKTQVTVEYDGDKPVRVDTIVVSTQHHPDVSQEEIRKDIIEHVVKPVIPEHLLDENTRYFVNPTGRFVIGGPQGDAGLTGRKIIVDTYGGMARHGGGAFSGKDPTKVDRSAAYAARYVAKNIVAAGIADKIEIQLAYAIGVAKPVSIMVDTFGTGKIADEKIVELIKKHFDLRPAGIIRMLDLRRPIYKQTAAYGHFGRTDIDLPWERIDKAEILRMEAGL
- the codY gene encoding GTP-sensing pleiotropic transcriptional regulator CodY codes for the protein MSLLEKTRLLNRFIQRSPQRPEPFMELAEMLGDISNASVYIIGRRKILGYYERLDLVGLVIYGRDLEARQVEQDFQDWLFSFNQTDHNIKGEDGLTYTVVPVFGGGERQGTILLVKKGQEEFNAQDLILYEYAATVVGLEILRLNSEKMEEEARKKAAVRLALDALSYSELEAVKKIFSELDGVEGFVVASKLAEQYHLTRSVIVNALRKLESAGVIDSRSLGMKGTYIRILNDYFLDKLEIAQQN